The proteins below are encoded in one region of Nitrospira lenta:
- the nadD gene encoding nicotinate-nucleotide adenylyltransferase yields MIPPDSASSVPDTQDSHPHRLGLFGGSFNPIHNGHLAIAREAHAILALDRTLFIPTGDPPHKQDRALAPTHHRYEMARLAIADIPGFELSDIEILRQGKSYSIDTVRELQRRYGSETLLYSLIGLDAFLDLPSWREPDALLAACSFVVISRPGQSFQALATLPFLRHISPNQLAPLDTGTLDRLDLPLASGQSIICLPLPPSPISASDIRHRIQHRTMLANLLPPPVESYILRQQLYRGDSYRTHI; encoded by the coding sequence ATGATTCCCCCCGATTCCGCCTCCTCAGTACCCGATACTCAGGACTCACATCCACACCGCCTTGGTCTCTTCGGCGGCAGCTTCAACCCCATCCACAACGGCCATCTGGCCATCGCCCGTGAGGCGCATGCGATTCTAGCCCTCGACCGGACGCTGTTCATTCCGACGGGAGACCCTCCGCACAAGCAAGATAGAGCCCTCGCTCCGACCCACCATCGATATGAAATGGCGCGTCTCGCCATCGCGGACATCCCGGGATTCGAGCTCTCCGACATTGAAATTTTGCGCCAGGGAAAATCCTACTCGATCGATACCGTTCGGGAACTTCAGCGCCGGTACGGATCTGAAACCCTGCTGTATTCCCTGATCGGCCTGGACGCCTTCCTCGATCTACCCAGTTGGCGAGAGCCCGATGCGCTGCTCGCCGCCTGCTCGTTCGTGGTCATCTCCAGGCCAGGGCAGTCCTTTCAGGCGTTGGCTACACTGCCCTTTCTTCGACACATCAGCCCCAACCAGCTGGCACCGCTGGATACCGGGACACTCGATCGGCTTGACCTGCCACTTGCGTCCGGGCAATCGATCATCTGCCTACCACTTCCCCCCTCGCCCATTTCTGCCTCCGACATCAGACACCGCATCCAGCACAGGACGATGCTGGCAAATTTGTTGCCGCCCCCTGTGGAATCTTATATACTTCGACAGCAGTTATATCGGGGGGATTCGTATCGCACGCACATCTAA
- the proB gene encoding glutamate 5-kinase — protein sequence MRDELLKQATRIVVKVGSSLIASRSTGLRPEQIERLAGEIAALRADGREVLVVSSGAIISGIKKLQLKEYPKSLPIKQAAAAVGQSRLMWAYEKAFEPLGIQVAQILLTHEDLADRRRFLNARYTLTALIGFGVLPIINENDTVAVEEIRVGDNDTLAAQVAQLVDADLLVILSDVDGMFTDDPRKNPDATLIPLIPDITEEVERKAGASSTFEGTGGMATKVRAAKKVGEYGVATLIVNGQQPGLLPRVLKGEPGGSLFLAKERRLNSRKHWIAFTLRPRGHIRVDQGAVEALTLRGKSLLASGITEVTGQFDSGDPISCINQDGKEFARGLVNFSSELLGRMKGLKTQDIQQQIGPQEYDEVIHRDNLVIL from the coding sequence GTGCGAGACGAACTCCTAAAGCAAGCCACACGCATCGTCGTGAAAGTGGGAAGCAGCCTGATCGCGTCCCGCTCGACCGGATTGCGTCCCGAACAGATCGAACGATTGGCCGGCGAAATCGCCGCGTTACGCGCAGACGGACGAGAGGTCCTCGTCGTCTCGTCCGGCGCCATCATCTCCGGCATCAAAAAGCTACAGCTCAAAGAATATCCGAAAAGCCTCCCCATCAAGCAGGCCGCCGCCGCCGTCGGACAGAGCCGGCTGATGTGGGCCTATGAGAAAGCGTTTGAGCCGCTCGGCATTCAAGTCGCCCAGATTCTACTGACTCACGAGGACCTCGCCGACCGCCGCCGCTTTCTCAACGCCCGCTACACCCTCACGGCCCTCATCGGCTTCGGCGTGTTGCCGATCATCAACGAAAACGATACCGTCGCTGTCGAAGAAATCCGCGTCGGTGACAACGATACGCTGGCCGCACAAGTCGCGCAGCTGGTCGATGCCGATTTACTTGTCATCTTGTCGGATGTCGACGGTATGTTCACCGATGATCCGCGCAAGAATCCCGACGCGACACTGATCCCGCTCATCCCGGATATCACCGAAGAAGTCGAACGCAAAGCCGGCGCCTCCAGCACCTTCGAGGGGACCGGAGGTATGGCTACGAAAGTACGCGCAGCCAAGAAGGTCGGTGAATACGGCGTTGCCACGTTGATCGTGAACGGCCAACAGCCCGGCTTGCTTCCGAGAGTCTTGAAAGGAGAGCCCGGCGGGAGCCTCTTCCTCGCGAAAGAGCGCCGCCTGAATAGCCGCAAACATTGGATCGCCTTTACCCTTCGCCCACGCGGGCACATCCGGGTCGATCAGGGTGCCGTCGAAGCTCTGACCCTGCGAGGAAAGAGCCTGCTCGCGTCAGGAATTACTGAGGTCACCGGGCAATTCGACTCGGGCGATCCGATCAGCTGTATCAATCAGGACGGAAAAGAATTTGCCAGGGGTCTCGTGAATTTCTCCTCAGAACTGTTGGGCCGCATGAAAGGACTGAAGACTCAGGACATCCAGCAACAGATTGGGCCTCAGGAATATGATGAAGTGATTCATCGCGACAATCTCGTCATTTTATAA
- the obgE gene encoding GTPase ObgE, whose translation MFVDEVQVLVKAGRGGDGSGSFRREMFVPRGGPDGGDGGNGGDVIFTASHRLTTLLDLRYQRHYEAEDGRHGGASHCSGRRGKPVTVALPVGTVIYDQETGEVLADLVTNGESVVIAQGGRGGRGNSHFATPTNRVPTHFEHGTEGEAKHLRLELKLLADVGLVGFPNAGKSTLIAAISSARPKIADYPFTTLIPNLGVVRWGTDRSFVVADIPGLIEGASEGKGLGFQFLRHIERTAMILHLVDVSEWAPDEPVQSLEVMRQELDAYDESLNHRPCAIVATKIDISGTSDRLSQLQAYCKKRKYKCFPVSAATREGLTELIAYVGKQVESLRTTPCETNS comes from the coding sequence ATGTTTGTCGACGAAGTACAGGTTTTGGTAAAAGCCGGGCGAGGCGGAGACGGATCGGGTAGTTTCCGTCGCGAAATGTTTGTCCCACGCGGCGGGCCGGACGGCGGCGACGGCGGAAACGGCGGCGATGTCATCTTCACCGCCTCGCATCGACTCACGACCCTGCTCGACCTCCGCTATCAGAGACATTATGAAGCCGAAGACGGACGGCACGGCGGCGCGTCCCACTGCAGCGGACGCCGCGGCAAGCCCGTCACCGTCGCGCTCCCCGTCGGCACCGTGATTTACGATCAGGAGACCGGCGAAGTCCTGGCCGATCTGGTTACCAACGGAGAAAGCGTCGTCATTGCCCAGGGCGGACGCGGCGGACGCGGCAATAGCCACTTTGCCACCCCCACAAACCGCGTGCCGACCCACTTCGAACATGGTACCGAGGGCGAAGCCAAGCACCTCCGCCTTGAGCTCAAGCTTCTGGCTGACGTCGGGCTCGTCGGTTTTCCAAACGCCGGTAAATCAACCCTCATCGCCGCCATTTCATCGGCGCGCCCAAAGATCGCGGACTATCCCTTCACGACGCTGATTCCCAACCTCGGCGTTGTCCGCTGGGGAACAGACCGCAGTTTTGTCGTCGCCGATATTCCCGGGTTGATTGAAGGCGCCTCCGAAGGGAAGGGCCTCGGCTTTCAGTTTCTCCGGCACATCGAACGCACCGCAATGATTCTCCACCTCGTGGATGTGTCTGAATGGGCGCCGGACGAACCAGTCCAGAGCCTGGAGGTCATGCGTCAGGAATTGGATGCCTACGACGAATCACTGAACCACCGCCCCTGTGCGATCGTAGCCACCAAAATTGATATCAGCGGAACATCCGACCGCCTGAGCCAGCTCCAAGCCTACTGCAAAAAACGCAAGTACAAGTGCTTTCCCGTATCAGCGGCCACTCGGGAAGGACTCACCGAACTCATCGCGTATGTCGGAAAACAAGTCGAGTCCCTGAGGACGACGCCGTGCGAGACGAACTCCTAA
- the rsfS gene encoding ribosome silencing factor, with protein sequence MLDKKALDVQILHVGPLTSVADYLVIGSAESDRQTRAIADHVSDVLTDKGDRPISIEGTTSGQWVLMDFGDVVVHIFRQDAREHYALERLWSDAKPLSIPEEKPEEKPEKPAAPKRRIIVRTPKARKSV encoded by the coding sequence ATGCTCGACAAGAAGGCCCTGGATGTCCAGATCCTCCACGTCGGTCCGTTAACTTCGGTAGCAGACTACCTCGTTATTGGATCGGCAGAATCTGACCGGCAAACACGCGCCATTGCAGACCATGTCAGCGACGTCCTGACCGACAAGGGCGACCGGCCGATCAGTATCGAAGGCACCACGTCAGGCCAATGGGTCCTGATGGATTTCGGCGATGTCGTCGTACATATTTTCAGACAGGATGCCCGCGAACACTACGCGCTGGAACGTCTCTGGAGCGATGCGAAACCACTGAGCATTCCCGAAGAGAAGCCGGAAGAGAAACCCGAAAAGCCTGCAGCACCCAAACGCCGCATTATCGTCAGGACCCCCAAAGCACGAAAATCGGTCTAG